A genomic stretch from Clavelina lepadiformis chromosome 5, kaClaLepa1.1, whole genome shotgun sequence includes:
- the LOC143459148 gene encoding terminal uridylyltransferase 7-like isoform X3 produces the protein MAKNVDQPKLELNDDASILRCLGNSKIGKNQLHSGKGSRVLDTIKAKQDISAGRPSTASSSKNVTSVSRPSTSNAQRNAGEHSQPKPVPQKLGVANRTHNRREHMSSSNSPNYSGGISPNVYQQPSMSNNYKKKESAPAHLTKTPLNGPVLRKQLTQPPASKQKHSQPDKSEPPKVKESQEMTRDALENIYRGRSSSAKKKTEEKGDGKKARRKRNKRKSEKGHEISTKPEKTSQPSTVATSSSAAGKQILDMVNGGVKQIRDKQQESISDKTKPAQQVLSSSMPSIQTQKSATALQTKEPNKSKSETSESFKVTAPLGTTQNTEEASSSSQVRPTPTQKALLPTPQAILPTPKPLLSSPTMTSSPLDVDSAKLVLLGLEQATERLKKDHVVFLHKKSTSFPTAKFFCQLCNYHLDNVPLAHRHIKEKRHRKLFKECQQDDLLRQLSMPSDKALEVLQNLLVTSVLKGSVLEKEDLKQRKSVIGNLAIVIRKALPGAEVTMYGSSLSGFGFKTSDINVDIHPPSDIKAPIALITILDILAKSDAYTDVASNFRAKVPRIDFKDMETCHSIRLSTGNEGAIFTNQLLRLYFCLDPRLFQLAMVFRTWGHLCKLDLQHEGSLPPHTFTLMAIFFMQMKKYLPVLHEIITDKDMQRILSSSMNCTCIVEKGSKFWYIPSPPVKEGKSDEKMEADEEIESDNQTPVDLCAGCEGADLNLAQLWLQLLKFYALEYPLEDEVISICTSKRLKREDKNWSKKRVAVIDPYASKRNLCRSMNAQAVFTYMMSRLKAAVIYFFKPTERLQVTARSTSTSKTPSKEPEKYNAPVRNEDFKSLTAVDGRKSPKEFDFADELSRRIVAKVLNCLNESTKKKPEGDNTVNGVTPTSVNRYVAELIEELVAEVSDLDTDSKLNAKLQSKAEEVSKSVTSDALSEICAILNSISLSETSTPTDESTSKDCSLLLDDDDDSVEAFIKSNQQNLSDNIEYEFTVDTITGGKFPVSVCGLCKKEGHSRKNCPDEIHTLQICALPPLTSQHGAVLDRVCEAMFKHYVLSYEEIQQRNAICRELANFLQTHFDPNTSMSLFGSSRNGFGFGGSDLDICMTYSDDETGEGLDYARIIEMVAKHLRRNVTLRCILPITTAKVPIVKFEHRETGLEGDISLYNLLAQRNTSMLKAYSSIDYRCRVLGYSMKAFVKLCNIGDASRGSLSSYAYTLMVIFFLQQRNPPVLPVLQELHGESRTPEHIVDGWNSWYFNDILNLHKVWNGYGKNKESIGSLWLGLLRYYTEDFDFKKYVISIRQQKQLTAFEKEWTSKHICIEDPFDLSHNLGAGVSHKMTYFIIRVFIKAREHFGTLPKFRLNGNQAVHYFFDPTILTDGEEVPNDRCCRICGKIGHFVRDCPKNKRSRKNKESNAKDDSNEQDLSDYRCFHCGGLGHIKRECPELKKLNESQKNRSKALSTPKSKQKPTPTPSTPQRENGPKPSTPDSHKAQRKIDLTKSPTTPKVQNEVTPTVDNNQSPQVKAQRKLNIPKQGSHPIACETTQQLSTELEEKRPTPSPGGRSCSDGMPSPSSLSRSAPMPSYPWSPVGAHPSSPIAMSLPPPQLPSSGFYLPPPMIPQSPMNMMTLAQIETELMKEGGKVADPGMRPNEPQRSHQGHVYPNLRNFIPRPISNPMMVAPLPGMAMGVPIPRPQFPNLIPSPGMPPLPLNLTGSPSSHEMTSPLRHHTSSQYVTVEQNGVIRPPHSNS, from the exons ATGGCAAAAAATGTTGACCAACCCAAACTTGAGCTTAATGATGATGCTAGTATATTGCGTTGTCTTGGCAATTCCAAAATTGGCAAAAATCAACTTCATTCTGGAAAAGGGTCTAGGGTGTTAGACACAATAAAAGCAAAGCAAGATATCTCAGCTGGAAGGCCATCAACTGCATCATCCAGTAAAAACGTAACATCAGTTTCACGTCCATCGACTTCTAATGCACAAAGAAATGCTGGAGAGCATTCGCAACCAAAACCTGTTCCTCA AAAACTTGGTGTTGCCAACCGCACACACAACAGAAGGGAACACATGTCTTCGAGTAACAGCCCAAACTACTCTGGTGGTATATCACCAAATGTCTATCAGCAACCATCGATGTCTAATAACTACAAGAAAAAAG AATCAGCACCTGCACATCTTACTAAAACACCTCTTAATGGGCCAGTGCTCAGAAAACAACTGACTCAGCCTCCTGCTAGCAAGCAGAAACATTCTCAGCCTGATAAGAGTGAACCGCCTAAAGTCAAAG AATCACAGGAAATGACCAGAGATGCattggaaaatatttacag GGGTAGATCATCTTCTGCTAAAAAGAAAACTGAAGAAAAGG GCGATGGGAAAAAGGCAAGAcggaaaagaaataaaagaaagaGTGAAAAAGGTCATGAGATATCCACTAAACCAG AAAAAACCAGCCAGCCAAGCACCGTAGCAACAAGTTCTTCAGCAGCAGGAAAACAAATCTTGGATATGGTAAATGGAGGTGTTAAGCAGATCAGGGATAAACAGCAAG AAAGCATATCAGACAAGACTAAACCAGCCCAACAAGTGTTATCATCTTCAATGCCGTCAATCCAAACCCAAAAATCAGCTACTGCTCTCCAAACAAAAGAACCGAACAAGTCCAAGTCTGAAACTTCtgaaagttttaaagttacaGCACCCCTGGGTACGACTCAAAATACAGAAG AAGCTTCAAGCTCAAGTCAAGTAAGGCCCACACCAACTCAGAAGGCATTGTTGCCTACTCCCCAAGCAATACTCCCAACTCCGAAACCTCTTTTGTCCAGTCCGACCATGACTTCTTCTCCACTTGATGTAGATTCAGCAAAATTAGTGCTATTGGGACTCGAGCAAGCCACAGAGCGTCTGAAAAAGGATCATGTTGTATTTCTTCATAAG AAATCCACTTCTTTTCCAACTGCCAAGTTTTTTTGCCAACTTTGCAACTATCATTTGGATAACGTTCCTCTTGCTCATCGCCATATTAAGGAGAAAAGGCACcgaaaactttttaaagaaTGTCAACAG GATGATTTGTTAAGGCAGCTTTCAATGCCATCTGATAAAGCTTTGGAGGTTTTGCAAAACCTTTTAGTTACAAGTGTACTGAAGGGCTCAGTTTTAGAGAAGGAAGATCTTAAACAGAGGAAGTCAGTCATTGGAAATCTTGCCATAGTCATCAGAAAAGCATTGCCGG GTGCAGAAGTTACAATGTACGGCTCGTCACTTAGTGGTTTTGGGTTTAAGACAAGCGACATAAATGTTGACATTCATCCCCCTTCCGATATTAAAGCACCCATTGCTTTAATCACCATATTAGATATTCTTGCAAAATCAG ATGCCTACACTGATGTTGCGTCTAATTTTCGAGCAAAAGTTCCCCGGATTGATTTCAAAGATATGGAAACTTGTCACTCGATACGTTTAAGCACAGGCAATGAGGGCGCAATATTCACCAATCAACTTCTTCGTTTATACTTCTGCTTGGACCCCAGATTATTCCAG CTTGCAATGGTCTTTCGAACATGGGGCCATCTGTGCAAGCTCGATTTACAGCATGAGGGTTCCCTTCCACCCCATACTTTCACCCTCATGGCCATCTTCTTCATGCAGATGAAGAAATATCTTCCTGTTTTGCATGAG ATCATTACAGACAAGGACATGCAAAGAATATTATCATCCTCAATGAACTGCACTTGCATTGTCGAAAAAGGTTCCAAGTTTTGGTACATTCCATCTCCACCCGTCAAGGAGGGCAAAAGTGATGAGAAGATGGAAGCTGATGAAG AAATCGAATCTGATAATCAGACTCCGGTTGATTTATGTGCTGGGTGCGAGGGAGCTGATCTCAACCTTGCTCAACTCTGGCTTCAACTTCTCAAGTTTTATGCCTTGGAGTATCCTTTGGAAGATGAA GTCATATCTATTTGCACTTCGAAACGTCTAAAACGTGAAGATAAGAACTGGAGTAAGAAGAGGGTGGCTGTTATAGACCCCTATGCGTCAAAGCGAAACCTCTGCCGCTCCATGAACGCACAG GCTGTTTTCACTTACATGATGTCACGCTTGAAAGCAGCGgttatttatttcttcaaaCCTACGGAGAGACTCCAAGTTACGGCAAGATCGACTTCAACAAGCAAAACGCCGTCCAAAGAACCCGAGAAATATAACGCCCCAGTCAGAAATGAAGACTTTAAAAGCTTGACTGCTGTTGACGGCAGGAAATCTCCGAAAGAGTTTGACTTTGCGGACGAGCTGTCAAGGAGAATAGTTGCAAAAGTATTGAACTGTTTGAACGAATCCACCAAAAAGAAACCAGAAGGAGACAACACTGTCAACGGCGTTACACCAACCAGTGTCAATCGTTATGTTGCGGAACTCATCGAAGAATTAGTTGCGGAAGTTAGCGACTTGGACACGGATTCGAAGCTGA ATGCAAAGCTCCAATCAAAGGCGGAGGAGGTATCAAAATCAGTCACCAGTGACGCCCTCAGTGAAATATGTGCAATTTTGAATAG TATTTCTTTGTCTGAAACGTCAACTCCTACTGACGAAAGCACGTCAAAGGATTGCTCTTTGCTTCTGGACGAT GACGATGACTCTGTCGAAGCTTTTATCAAGTCTAATCAACA AAACTTATCTGATAACATCGAATACGAGTTTACCGTTGACACCATAACGGGCGGGAAATTCCCGGTCAGCGTCTGTGGATTGTGCAAAAAGGAGGGACACTCGAGAAAAAACTGTCCCGATGAGATCCATACCCTTCAGATTTGTGCCCTTCCCCCTTTAACATCACAGCATGGAGCCGTGCTGGACCGGGTCTGCGAAGCCATGTTTA AGCATTACGTGCTGTCCTATGAAGAGATACAGCAGAGGAACGCCATTTGCAGGGAACTGGCCAACTTTCTGCAAACTCACTTTGACCCTAACACCAGTATGAGTTTGTTCGGTTCGTCGAGAAATGGTTTCGGCTTTGGTGGCAGCGATCTCGACATATGCATGACGTACTCTGATGACGAGACCGGAGAG GGTTTAGACTACGCTCGTATCATCGAAATGGTCGCCAAGCACTTGCGCAGAAACGTGACTTTGCGATGTATCTTGCCAATCACTACTGCGAAGGTTCCCATTGTCAAGTTCGAACATCGTGAAACCGGTTTGGAAGGAGATATCAGCTTATACAACTTGCTT GCACAGAGGAACACCTCCATGCTCAAGGCTTACTCCTCCATAGACTACAGATGCAGGGTGCTCGGATACTCCATGAAGGCTTTCGTCAAACTGTGCAATATTGGGGATGCGTCCCGTGGATCTCTGTCCTCATACGCATACACGCTGATGGTCATCTTCTTCTTACAGCAACGTAATCCTCCTGTTCTTCCTGTTCTCCAAGAG CTGCATGGAGAATCGAGAACGCCTGAACATATTGTTGATGGCTGGAATTCCTGGTACTTTAACGACATTCTGAACCTG CATAAAGTATGGAACGGGTACGGTAAAAACAAGGAAAGCATTGGAAGCTTGTGGCTGGGATTGTTGAGATATTACACCGAGGATTTCGATTTCAAGAAATATGTCATCAGCATCAGACAGCAGAAGCAGTTGACTGCGTTTGAAAAG GAATGGACTTCTAAGCACATCTGCATTGAAGATCCTTTCGACCTGTCTCATAACCTGGGTGCTGGGGTTTCTCATAAAATGACCTACTTCATCATCAGGGTCTTTATCAAGGCGAGGGAGCATTTTGGCACCTTGCCAAAGTTCAGGTTAAACGGAAACCAAGCTGTG CATTATTTCTTCGATCCCACCATACTTACGGACGGGGAAGAAGTTCCCAACGACCGTTGTTGTCGGATTTGTGGGAAAATCGGCCATTTTGTGCGGGACTGCCCGAAAAACAAGCGATCCAGGAAGAATAAAGAATCAAACGCGAAAG ATGACAGCAACGAGCAAGATCTTTCAGACTATCGATGTTTCCATTGTGGCGGACTCGGTCATATTAAACGAGAATGCCCCGAGCTTAAGAAACTCAATGAAT CACAGAAAAATCGAAGCAAGGCTTTAAGCACACCCAAGTCCAAGCAGAAACCGACTCCAACTCCAAGCACACCCCAGCGTGAGAATGGACCCAAGCCATCCACCCCCGATTCGCATAAAGCTCAAAG GAAGATTGATCTTACAAAGAGTCCGACCACCCCTAAAGTACAAAACGAG GTAACTCCAACTGTTGATAACAACCAGTCGCCCCAAGTCAAGGCTCAACGAAAATTGAA CATCCCAAAGCAGGGATCCCATCCGATAGCTTGTGAGACAACTCAGCAACTCTCAACCGAATTGGAGGAAAAACGTCCAACTCCCAGTCCAGGTGGAAGATCATGCAGTGATGGGATGCCGAGTCCCAGCTCACTGAGCAG ATCTGCACCGATGCCAAGCTACCCATGGTCCCCAGTTGGTGCTCACCCATCCTCGCCCATTGCAATGTCCCTCCCTCCACCCCAATTACCCAGCAGCGGTTTTTACCTTCCACCCCCGATGATTCCTCAGTCCCCGATGAATATGATGACCCTAGCACAGATTGAGACCGAACTGATGAAAGAAGGGGGCAAGGTTGCTGACCCCGGGATGAGACCAAACGAACCCCAAAGATCCCACCAAG GTCACGTCTACCCGAATTTGCGCAACTTCATTCCGCGCCCCATCTCCAACCCGATGATGGTGGCGCCCCTGCCGGGTATGGCTATGGGGGTACCCATCCCCAGGCCCCAGTTTCCGAATCTAATCCCCTCGCCCGGGATGCCACCTCTTCCACTGAACCTGACCGGTAGCCCCTCGTCGCATGAAATGACATCACCATTACGACATCATACGTCATCGCAATACGTTACTGTGGAACAGAATGGCGTGATCCGACCGCCGCACAGCAACAGTTAA
- the LOC143459148 gene encoding terminal uridylyltransferase 7-like isoform X2: protein MAKNVDQPKLELNDDASILRCLGNSKIGKNQLHSGKGSRVLDTIKAKQDISAGRPSTASSSKNVTSVSRPSTSNAQRNAGEHSQPKPVPQKLGVANRTHNRREHMSSSNSPNYSGGISPNVYQQPSMSNNYKKKESAPAHLTKTPLNGPVLRKQLTQPPASKQKHSQPDKSEPPKVKESQEMTRDALENIYRGRSSSAKKKTEEKVTSANPNTKSEVVANGASLNYSTSDGKKARRKRNKRKSEKGHEISTKPEKTSQPSTVATSSSAAGKQILDMVNGGVKQIRDKQQESISDKTKPAQQVLSSSMPSIQTQKSATALQTKEPNKSKSETSESFKVTAPLEASSSSQVRPTPTQKALLPTPQAILPTPKPLLSSPTMTSSPLDVDSAKLVLLGLEQATERLKKDHVVFLHKKSTSFPTAKFFCQLCNYHLDNVPLAHRHIKEKRHRKLFKECQQDDLLRQLSMPSDKALEVLQNLLVTSVLKGSVLEKEDLKQRKSVIGNLAIVIRKALPGAEVTMYGSSLSGFGFKTSDINVDIHPPSDIKAPIALITILDILAKSDAYTDVASNFRAKVPRIDFKDMETCHSIRLSTGNEGAIFTNQLLRLYFCLDPRLFQLAMVFRTWGHLCKLDLQHEGSLPPHTFTLMAIFFMQMKKYLPVLHEIITDKDMQRILSSSMNCTCIVEKGSKFWYIPSPPVKEGKSDEKMEADEEIESDNQTPVDLCAGCEGADLNLAQLWLQLLKFYALEYPLEDEVISICTSKRLKREDKNWSKKRVAVIDPYASKRNLCRSMNAQAVFTYMMSRLKAAVIYFFKPTERLQVTARSTSTSKTPSKEPEKYNAPVRNEDFKSLTAVDGRKSPKEFDFADELSRRIVAKVLNCLNESTKKKPEGDNTVNGVTPTSVNRYVAELIEELVAEVSDLDTDSKLNAKLQSKAEEVSKSVTSDALSEICAILNSISLSETSTPTDESTSKDCSLLLDDDDDSVEAFIKSNQQNLSDNIEYEFTVDTITGGKFPVSVCGLCKKEGHSRKNCPDEIHTLQICALPPLTSQHGAVLDRVCEAMFKHYVLSYEEIQQRNAICRELANFLQTHFDPNTSMSLFGSSRNGFGFGGSDLDICMTYSDDETGEGLDYARIIEMVAKHLRRNVTLRCILPITTAKVPIVKFEHRETGLEGDISLYNLLAQRNTSMLKAYSSIDYRCRVLGYSMKAFVKLCNIGDASRGSLSSYAYTLMVIFFLQQRNPPVLPVLQELHGESRTPEHIVDGWNSWYFNDILNLHKVWNGYGKNKESIGSLWLGLLRYYTEDFDFKKYVISIRQQKQLTAFEKEWTSKHICIEDPFDLSHNLGAGVSHKMTYFIIRVFIKAREHFGTLPKFRLNGNQAVHYFFDPTILTDGEEVPNDRCCRICGKIGHFVRDCPKNKRSRKNKESNAKDDSNEQDLSDYRCFHCGGLGHIKRECPELKKLNESQKNRSKALSTPKSKQKPTPTPSTPQRENGPKPSTPDSHKAQRKIDLTKSPTTPKVQNEVTPTVDNNQSPQVKAQRKLNIPKQGSHPIACETTQQLSTELEEKRPTPSPGGRSCSDGMPSPSSLSRSAPMPSYPWSPVGAHPSSPIAMSLPPPQLPSSGFYLPPPMIPQSPMNMMTLAQIETELMKEGGKVADPGMRPNEPQRSHQGHVYPNLRNFIPRPISNPMMVAPLPGMAMGVPIPRPQFPNLIPSPGMPPLPLNLTGSPSSHEMTSPLRHHTSSQYVTVEQNGVIRPPHSNS, encoded by the exons ATGGCAAAAAATGTTGACCAACCCAAACTTGAGCTTAATGATGATGCTAGTATATTGCGTTGTCTTGGCAATTCCAAAATTGGCAAAAATCAACTTCATTCTGGAAAAGGGTCTAGGGTGTTAGACACAATAAAAGCAAAGCAAGATATCTCAGCTGGAAGGCCATCAACTGCATCATCCAGTAAAAACGTAACATCAGTTTCACGTCCATCGACTTCTAATGCACAAAGAAATGCTGGAGAGCATTCGCAACCAAAACCTGTTCCTCA AAAACTTGGTGTTGCCAACCGCACACACAACAGAAGGGAACACATGTCTTCGAGTAACAGCCCAAACTACTCTGGTGGTATATCACCAAATGTCTATCAGCAACCATCGATGTCTAATAACTACAAGAAAAAAG AATCAGCACCTGCACATCTTACTAAAACACCTCTTAATGGGCCAGTGCTCAGAAAACAACTGACTCAGCCTCCTGCTAGCAAGCAGAAACATTCTCAGCCTGATAAGAGTGAACCGCCTAAAGTCAAAG AATCACAGGAAATGACCAGAGATGCattggaaaatatttacag GGGTAGATCATCTTCTGCTAAAAAGAAAACTGAAGAAAAGG TAACTTCAGCCAATCCTAATACAAAGTCTGAAGTTGTGGCAAATGGTGCAAGTCTTAATTACAGCACAA GCGATGGGAAAAAGGCAAGAcggaaaagaaataaaagaaagaGTGAAAAAGGTCATGAGATATCCACTAAACCAG AAAAAACCAGCCAGCCAAGCACCGTAGCAACAAGTTCTTCAGCAGCAGGAAAACAAATCTTGGATATGGTAAATGGAGGTGTTAAGCAGATCAGGGATAAACAGCAAG AAAGCATATCAGACAAGACTAAACCAGCCCAACAAGTGTTATCATCTTCAATGCCGTCAATCCAAACCCAAAAATCAGCTACTGCTCTCCAAACAAAAGAACCGAACAAGTCCAAGTCTGAAACTTCtgaaagttttaaagttacaGCACCCCTGG AAGCTTCAAGCTCAAGTCAAGTAAGGCCCACACCAACTCAGAAGGCATTGTTGCCTACTCCCCAAGCAATACTCCCAACTCCGAAACCTCTTTTGTCCAGTCCGACCATGACTTCTTCTCCACTTGATGTAGATTCAGCAAAATTAGTGCTATTGGGACTCGAGCAAGCCACAGAGCGTCTGAAAAAGGATCATGTTGTATTTCTTCATAAG AAATCCACTTCTTTTCCAACTGCCAAGTTTTTTTGCCAACTTTGCAACTATCATTTGGATAACGTTCCTCTTGCTCATCGCCATATTAAGGAGAAAAGGCACcgaaaactttttaaagaaTGTCAACAG GATGATTTGTTAAGGCAGCTTTCAATGCCATCTGATAAAGCTTTGGAGGTTTTGCAAAACCTTTTAGTTACAAGTGTACTGAAGGGCTCAGTTTTAGAGAAGGAAGATCTTAAACAGAGGAAGTCAGTCATTGGAAATCTTGCCATAGTCATCAGAAAAGCATTGCCGG GTGCAGAAGTTACAATGTACGGCTCGTCACTTAGTGGTTTTGGGTTTAAGACAAGCGACATAAATGTTGACATTCATCCCCCTTCCGATATTAAAGCACCCATTGCTTTAATCACCATATTAGATATTCTTGCAAAATCAG ATGCCTACACTGATGTTGCGTCTAATTTTCGAGCAAAAGTTCCCCGGATTGATTTCAAAGATATGGAAACTTGTCACTCGATACGTTTAAGCACAGGCAATGAGGGCGCAATATTCACCAATCAACTTCTTCGTTTATACTTCTGCTTGGACCCCAGATTATTCCAG CTTGCAATGGTCTTTCGAACATGGGGCCATCTGTGCAAGCTCGATTTACAGCATGAGGGTTCCCTTCCACCCCATACTTTCACCCTCATGGCCATCTTCTTCATGCAGATGAAGAAATATCTTCCTGTTTTGCATGAG ATCATTACAGACAAGGACATGCAAAGAATATTATCATCCTCAATGAACTGCACTTGCATTGTCGAAAAAGGTTCCAAGTTTTGGTACATTCCATCTCCACCCGTCAAGGAGGGCAAAAGTGATGAGAAGATGGAAGCTGATGAAG AAATCGAATCTGATAATCAGACTCCGGTTGATTTATGTGCTGGGTGCGAGGGAGCTGATCTCAACCTTGCTCAACTCTGGCTTCAACTTCTCAAGTTTTATGCCTTGGAGTATCCTTTGGAAGATGAA GTCATATCTATTTGCACTTCGAAACGTCTAAAACGTGAAGATAAGAACTGGAGTAAGAAGAGGGTGGCTGTTATAGACCCCTATGCGTCAAAGCGAAACCTCTGCCGCTCCATGAACGCACAG GCTGTTTTCACTTACATGATGTCACGCTTGAAAGCAGCGgttatttatttcttcaaaCCTACGGAGAGACTCCAAGTTACGGCAAGATCGACTTCAACAAGCAAAACGCCGTCCAAAGAACCCGAGAAATATAACGCCCCAGTCAGAAATGAAGACTTTAAAAGCTTGACTGCTGTTGACGGCAGGAAATCTCCGAAAGAGTTTGACTTTGCGGACGAGCTGTCAAGGAGAATAGTTGCAAAAGTATTGAACTGTTTGAACGAATCCACCAAAAAGAAACCAGAAGGAGACAACACTGTCAACGGCGTTACACCAACCAGTGTCAATCGTTATGTTGCGGAACTCATCGAAGAATTAGTTGCGGAAGTTAGCGACTTGGACACGGATTCGAAGCTGA ATGCAAAGCTCCAATCAAAGGCGGAGGAGGTATCAAAATCAGTCACCAGTGACGCCCTCAGTGAAATATGTGCAATTTTGAATAG TATTTCTTTGTCTGAAACGTCAACTCCTACTGACGAAAGCACGTCAAAGGATTGCTCTTTGCTTCTGGACGAT GACGATGACTCTGTCGAAGCTTTTATCAAGTCTAATCAACA AAACTTATCTGATAACATCGAATACGAGTTTACCGTTGACACCATAACGGGCGGGAAATTCCCGGTCAGCGTCTGTGGATTGTGCAAAAAGGAGGGACACTCGAGAAAAAACTGTCCCGATGAGATCCATACCCTTCAGATTTGTGCCCTTCCCCCTTTAACATCACAGCATGGAGCCGTGCTGGACCGGGTCTGCGAAGCCATGTTTA AGCATTACGTGCTGTCCTATGAAGAGATACAGCAGAGGAACGCCATTTGCAGGGAACTGGCCAACTTTCTGCAAACTCACTTTGACCCTAACACCAGTATGAGTTTGTTCGGTTCGTCGAGAAATGGTTTCGGCTTTGGTGGCAGCGATCTCGACATATGCATGACGTACTCTGATGACGAGACCGGAGAG GGTTTAGACTACGCTCGTATCATCGAAATGGTCGCCAAGCACTTGCGCAGAAACGTGACTTTGCGATGTATCTTGCCAATCACTACTGCGAAGGTTCCCATTGTCAAGTTCGAACATCGTGAAACCGGTTTGGAAGGAGATATCAGCTTATACAACTTGCTT GCACAGAGGAACACCTCCATGCTCAAGGCTTACTCCTCCATAGACTACAGATGCAGGGTGCTCGGATACTCCATGAAGGCTTTCGTCAAACTGTGCAATATTGGGGATGCGTCCCGTGGATCTCTGTCCTCATACGCATACACGCTGATGGTCATCTTCTTCTTACAGCAACGTAATCCTCCTGTTCTTCCTGTTCTCCAAGAG CTGCATGGAGAATCGAGAACGCCTGAACATATTGTTGATGGCTGGAATTCCTGGTACTTTAACGACATTCTGAACCTG CATAAAGTATGGAACGGGTACGGTAAAAACAAGGAAAGCATTGGAAGCTTGTGGCTGGGATTGTTGAGATATTACACCGAGGATTTCGATTTCAAGAAATATGTCATCAGCATCAGACAGCAGAAGCAGTTGACTGCGTTTGAAAAG GAATGGACTTCTAAGCACATCTGCATTGAAGATCCTTTCGACCTGTCTCATAACCTGGGTGCTGGGGTTTCTCATAAAATGACCTACTTCATCATCAGGGTCTTTATCAAGGCGAGGGAGCATTTTGGCACCTTGCCAAAGTTCAGGTTAAACGGAAACCAAGCTGTG CATTATTTCTTCGATCCCACCATACTTACGGACGGGGAAGAAGTTCCCAACGACCGTTGTTGTCGGATTTGTGGGAAAATCGGCCATTTTGTGCGGGACTGCCCGAAAAACAAGCGATCCAGGAAGAATAAAGAATCAAACGCGAAAG ATGACAGCAACGAGCAAGATCTTTCAGACTATCGATGTTTCCATTGTGGCGGACTCGGTCATATTAAACGAGAATGCCCCGAGCTTAAGAAACTCAATGAAT CACAGAAAAATCGAAGCAAGGCTTTAAGCACACCCAAGTCCAAGCAGAAACCGACTCCAACTCCAAGCACACCCCAGCGTGAGAATGGACCCAAGCCATCCACCCCCGATTCGCATAAAGCTCAAAG GAAGATTGATCTTACAAAGAGTCCGACCACCCCTAAAGTACAAAACGAG GTAACTCCAACTGTTGATAACAACCAGTCGCCCCAAGTCAAGGCTCAACGAAAATTGAA CATCCCAAAGCAGGGATCCCATCCGATAGCTTGTGAGACAACTCAGCAACTCTCAACCGAATTGGAGGAAAAACGTCCAACTCCCAGTCCAGGTGGAAGATCATGCAGTGATGGGATGCCGAGTCCCAGCTCACTGAGCAG ATCTGCACCGATGCCAAGCTACCCATGGTCCCCAGTTGGTGCTCACCCATCCTCGCCCATTGCAATGTCCCTCCCTCCACCCCAATTACCCAGCAGCGGTTTTTACCTTCCACCCCCGATGATTCCTCAGTCCCCGATGAATATGATGACCCTAGCACAGATTGAGACCGAACTGATGAAAGAAGGGGGCAAGGTTGCTGACCCCGGGATGAGACCAAACGAACCCCAAAGATCCCACCAAG GTCACGTCTACCCGAATTTGCGCAACTTCATTCCGCGCCCCATCTCCAACCCGATGATGGTGGCGCCCCTGCCGGGTATGGCTATGGGGGTACCCATCCCCAGGCCCCAGTTTCCGAATCTAATCCCCTCGCCCGGGATGCCACCTCTTCCACTGAACCTGACCGGTAGCCCCTCGTCGCATGAAATGACATCACCATTACGACATCATACGTCATCGCAATACGTTACTGTGGAACAGAATGGCGTGATCCGACCGCCGCACAGCAACAGTTAA